One genomic segment of Aquipluma nitroreducens includes these proteins:
- the chrA gene encoding chromate efflux transporter — protein sequence MSKSNLREVAGVFLKLGITGFGGPAAHIAMMRTEIVAKRQWLTEQHFLDLIGATNLIPGPNSTEMAIHIGHERAGWKGLIIAGLCFILPAVFITSIFAWLYKEYGQLPENQPFVYGIKPAIIAIILGAIFPLARKSIKTIPLAITGAIVLILSLLGVNEIYLLFGAGFFFLILNSAQNKAKVLVPLPLLSISGAVSSASAFNLFFIFLKIGAILYGSGYVLFAFLDTELVSTGLLSRQQLIDAIAVGQFTPGPVFSAVTFVGYQISGWQGAIVATIGIFLPSFAFVAMLNPLVRKMRNSNLFSAFLDAVNVASIAIIAAICFEMGKISITDWRTILIAVISAIFTFGFRRINSAFIVLGGSLLGYLLTFL from the coding sequence ATGAGCAAAAGTAATCTGAGAGAAGTTGCCGGAGTATTCCTAAAACTCGGCATAACCGGCTTCGGTGGTCCGGCGGCGCATATTGCCATGATGCGGACTGAAATTGTTGCCAAACGGCAATGGCTGACTGAACAACACTTCCTTGATCTGATTGGCGCAACGAACCTGATCCCCGGACCAAACAGCACCGAAATGGCCATTCACATCGGGCACGAACGGGCTGGCTGGAAAGGATTAATCATAGCTGGATTGTGCTTTATCTTGCCTGCCGTTTTCATCACTAGTATTTTTGCCTGGCTCTACAAAGAATACGGGCAACTCCCTGAAAATCAACCATTCGTTTATGGAATTAAACCTGCAATCATCGCCATTATACTTGGTGCAATTTTCCCTCTGGCCCGAAAGTCGATAAAGACTATTCCACTGGCAATCACTGGAGCAATCGTGCTGATTCTTTCTTTGCTCGGAGTCAACGAAATTTACCTCCTTTTTGGTGCTGGTTTCTTCTTTTTAATCCTGAACTCTGCCCAAAACAAGGCAAAAGTTCTCGTTCCTCTGCCGCTCTTGTCAATTTCAGGAGCGGTTAGTTCGGCTTCAGCTTTTAATCTTTTTTTTATTTTCCTTAAAATTGGTGCCATTCTTTATGGAAGTGGCTATGTGCTGTTTGCTTTTCTGGATACCGAACTGGTTTCAACCGGGCTACTTTCGCGCCAGCAACTGATTGATGCCATTGCAGTCGGGCAATTCACTCCCGGACCTGTATTTTCGGCGGTAACTTTTGTGGGCTATCAAATCTCCGGATGGCAAGGCGCCATTGTTGCAACCATCGGAATCTTTCTGCCGTCGTTTGCTTTTGTAGCCATGCTCAATCCATTGGTCAGGAAAATGAGGAATTCGAACTTGTTCTCTGCATTTCTAGACGCCGTGAATGTGGCATCGATAGCCATTATTGCGGCAATTTGCTTTGAAATGGGCAAAATTTCGATTACCGATTGGCGAACCATCCTCATTGCTGTAATCAGCGCCATTTTTACGTTTGGTTTCCGTCGAATTAATTCTGCATTTATCGTATTGGGCGGATCGCTGCTGGGCTATTTGCTGACGTTTTTGTAA